TATCAAAAACGTTTGAATGAGGAGGTCGTTGGGCAAATAATGAATGAAAAAGATTGCAGTATTTCTACAGCTGAAAGCTGTACAGGAGGCAATATAGCCAAGATGATAACCTCTATTTCTGGTAGTTCAGAATATTTCAAAGGTTCATTGGTCGCTTATTCTAAAAAAATTAAAGAAGATGTTCTAAAAGTAAGTTCTGATACAATTTCTGCATACGGACTTGTCAGTGAAGAAGTCGTGCGAGAAATGGCGCAATGTTCTCAAAGGTTATTTAATAGCGATTTTGCTATTTCTACCTCTGGATTGGCAGAATTAGTCGATAGTGCAGGTGTTAAAGGAGGTACAATTTGTATGGCAGTAGCTACACCATTAAATGTATATTCTCAAACCGTTGCTTACAATACAGATAGAGATACAAATATCATTAGAGCTTCAAATGCGGCACTTAATTTTTTGATTAGTGTAGCAGAAAAATAAAAGGGTAGTTTTTTTAATAAATAAGTTTATATTTGCAACCCAAAATAATTAAACAATACGGAGATGGCAAGAATTTGCGACATAACAGGTAAGAAAGTAATGGTTGGAAACAATGTTTCTCACTCTAACAGAAAAACCAAAAGAAAATTTTACCCAAACTTACAGACTAAGAAATTTTTTATTCCAGAGTCTGGCGAATGGATTACTTTAAAAGTATCAGCAAGTGCGCTAAGAACTATTGATAAAAATGGTATCACTTCAGTATTGAAAAAAGCATTAGAAAACGATAACGTATTGTTGTAATTTACAATACCTCTTTTTAAATAAGAATAAAGTTGTTACATTTGGTAACAGCTTTTTTTTTAACCTTACATACAACATTTATGAAATTTAGTTTAAGAATTCTGACCATATCCATCTTGTCTTCTCTAGTAATTATTTCTTGTAAAAAGGAAGATGTTAATATTAATGAAGACATAAATCCTAGCGGTGGAGAAGATAATATTGAGACTATATTTGGATGTATGGTTGATACGGCATGTAATTATAATAGTCTTGCCAATTTTGATAACCAATCGTGTGATTACCTATCTTGCTACGGATGTACCGACGAGTTGGCTTTCAATTATGATCAAGAAGCTACTTTTGATGATGGAAGCTGTACATATGCCTCTCAAATAATGGTAAATAATTGGGCGGTTGAGTCGAATTGTGATGGTATTTTAATGTCTGAACTAATTGATTTTGGCGCTAGTGAAATTACTATTGTAGAAGGTGCAAATGAAGGTGATTTAATTGTCGATTTTGGATTATTTACCTTAGAGGGAACTATAGATAATGACGGTAATATCTCTGTGAGTGGTGAAGATCCAACTGGATTAACACAATTGTCAGGCACTGGGTTTTTGCAATCAGAGAATACAGCGATTATTAATATTACTGCAACGTTTATGCTTTTGTCAGAAAATTGTACATTGACACTCACTTTAATTGAGTAAATCAATTGAACAAACTATGAACAAACTATGAAAAAACTCATTTTACTTACAATTCTATTTCAATCTTTATTTGCTTATTCTCAAGAATTTGGTAGGAAAGATAGTTTGCGAGGGTTTCTTTCTCCTGAACGGTTATGCTATGACGTAAACTATTACCATTTAAAAATATCTGTAGATCCAGAAGAAAAATTCATTAAAGGTTATTCTGAGATACATTTTGAAGCCCAATCTGATTTTGAACTAATTCAGATTGATTTATTTGATAATATGCGTATTTCGGAAATCCTTTTCGAAGGGAGAACGCAAAATTACACTAGAGAATTCAATGCTGTATTTGTCAATTTTGATACTATAGTAAAAAAAGGACAGCAGAGTTATATCAGAGTCTACTATGAAGGTAATCCTAGGGTAGCTATTAATCCCCCTTGGGATGGAGGTTTTTCCTGGGATAAAGACAAAAATGGTAAGGACTGGATAGGAGTTTCTTGTCAGGGCTTAGGAGCTAGTTCGTGGTGGCCCAACAAAGACCATCAGTCCGATGAACCTGATAGTATGCTGATAAGTTGTCAAGTTCCTGCTGGTCTGCAATGCATCTCAAATGGAAATTTACGTTTTCACGACTTACGCAAATCCACTAAGCTATACAACACTTACCATTGGTTCGTGTCATATCCTATTAATAATTACGATATCTCTCTTAATATCGGTGATTATTCACATTTTTCTGATGAATACATAAGTGGTGTGGATACCTTAGCGTTAGATTATTATGTTTTACCCTATAATTTAGAAAAAGCAAAAAAGCAATTTCAGTCGGTTAAACCTATGCTTCATTGTCTTGAAAAATACCTAGGTCCTTATCCTTTTTGGAACGATGGTTTTGCTCTAGTAGAAACACCTTATTTAGGCATGGAACATCAAAGTGCTATTGCCTACGGCAATCAATATAAACTGGGTTACCTGGGCAATACACGTTTTACCGCTGGATTAGGATTTGATTACATTATTATTCATGAAAGTGGTCACGAGTGGTGGGGTAATAGTATTACGGCTAATGATATTGCTGATATGTGGATTCAAGAAACCTTTTGCACTTACGCTGAAGTTCTGTATGTAGAATGTACGTATGGCTATGACGCTATGATTAAATATGTTAAAAATCAAATGTCTATGGCTCAAAATAGAAGAGCAATAGTAGGAACGCCAGACGTTCACCACAAGGGAAGTAGCGATATGTATGCTAAAGGAAGTGCATTTTTACACACTCTAAGAAGTCATGTAGAAAACGACACTTTATGGTTTGATATCATTAAATCAATGACTAATCACTTCAAGCATCAGACTATTGATGGCCGTGATGTTTTAGACTATATAAATGATAAAAGTGGTCGTAATTTTGATATGTTGTATCAGCAATATTTATATACACCAAAATTACCTGAGTTAGAATATAAACTCAGTGGTTGGGGTAAGAGAAAAACACTTAAATACAGATGGAATGCTATTAACGGCTTCGATATGCCTATAAAAGTGACTTTAGAAAATGGTAAGTTCGATTGGATTTATCCTGAAAAAGAATGGAAAGAGATGAAATTATCTATTTGGAGAAAAGATTTTCAGATAGCAGACCATTTATTTTTGATTGACGTTAAAAAGCTTCAATAGTATTTGTAGATAACAATAGTTTAATTAAATTTGCAACCCAATAATTTTTAAGCAAATGGCTAAGAAAGGAAATAGAGTTCAAGTGATTTTAGAATGTACAGAGCACAAAGCATCTGGACAAGCAGGTACATCTCGTTACGTTACTACAAAGAACAAAAAGAATACACCGGACAGAATGGAGTTGAAAAAGTTCAATCCAATTCTTAAAAAAATGACGGTTCACAAAGAAATTAAATAAGCAATTTAAAGCTGATATATTATGGCAAAGAAGGCAGTAGCATCTTTACAGAAAAGAGGAGCAAAAGATTTTACAAAAGTAATCAAGATGACTAAGTCTGAGAAGACAGGTTCTTACGGTTTTAAATCAGAAATCGTTCCTAAAGATAAAGTGAACGAATTTTTGGCTAAGAAATAAACCTTATCTTATAACTTAATGGACTGAGCTTCTTGAAAAAGGAGCTTTTTCTGTTTAATAACAGCGTATAACTATGGGAATATTTGGTTTTTTTTCAAAAGATAAAAAGGATAAACTCGATAAAGGTTTAGAAAAAACGAAAGAAAATGTTTTCGGTAAGTTATCACGTGCCGTTGCCGGTAAGTCTAAAGTAGACGAGGAGGCTCTTGACGACATAGAAGAAGCTTTAATCACTTCAGACATAGGTGTTGAAACGACTCTTAAAATTATTGAAAGACTAGAGGAAAGGGTGGCAAAAGATAAATACCTCGATGCCAATGAAATTAATGCCTTTCTTAAAGATGAGATAAGCCAATTACTAGAAGAAAGTAATAACACTGATGAAGTAAACTTTGTGGTGCCTGAAACAGATGGTCCTTATGTTATTATGGTAGTCGGTGTTAATGGTGTTGGCAAAACAACAACCATTGGGAAGTTGGCTCATCAATTTAAAAAAGAAGGCAAAAAAGTAGTTCTAGGTGCTGCCGATACCTTTAGAGCTGCTGCTGTAGATCAATTAGTTATTTGGTCTGAAAGAGTAGGAGTAGAGATAGTAAAGCAAGACATGGGCTCTGACCCTGCATCTGTAGCTTTTGATACGGTACAATCTGCTAAAACTAAGGGGGCTGATGTAGTCATTATTGATACGGCAGGTCGATTGCATAATAAAGTCAATCTGATGAACGAATTGACTAAAATTAGAAATGTAATGACTAAGGTTATCCCTAACGCTCCACACGATGTAATGTTAGTTCTAGATGCTTCTACAGGGCAAAACGCTATTGAACAAGCCAAACAATTTACCCTTGCAACAAAAGTAGATTCATTAGCTTTAAGTAAGCTAGATGGTACTGCTAAAGGTGGTGTGGTTATTGGTATTTCTGATCAATTCAAAATACCTGTTCGCTATATAGGTGTAGGAGAAGGAATAGAAGATTTACAAGTGTTCAATAAAAAAGAGTTTGTGGACTCTTTATTCAACTAAGATGAGGACAAAGTCGCTTAAAAATAATAAAATCAACGTTATCACCCTGGGGTGTTCAAAAAACATTTACGATTCTGAAGTCTTGATGGGGCAATTGAAAGCCAATAAGATGGAAGTAGAGCACGAGTCTGAAAAAGACGATGCCAATATAGTAGTAATCAATACTTGTGGGTTCATAGATAACGCTAAGGAAGAATCCGTCAATACTATTATTGAACAGGCCGAACGCAAATCAGATGGTAAAATTGATAAGCTATTTGTTACAGGATGTTTGTCAGAACGTTACAAGCCCGATTTAGAGAAAGAAATCCCTAATGTAGACGAGTATTTTGGCACAACTGACTTGCCAAAATTGTTACAGGCTCTAGGAGCAGATTATAAGCATGAGCTGATAGGGGAACGCATGACAACTACACCCAAGCATTAT
This region of Flavobacteriales bacterium genomic DNA includes:
- the rpmB gene encoding 50S ribosomal protein L28, which produces MARICDITGKKVMVGNNVSHSNRKTKRKFYPNLQTKKFFIPESGEWITLKVSASALRTIDKNGITSVLKKALENDNVLL
- a CDS encoding M1 family metallopeptidase, with the protein product MKKLILLTILFQSLFAYSQEFGRKDSLRGFLSPERLCYDVNYYHLKISVDPEEKFIKGYSEIHFEAQSDFELIQIDLFDNMRISEILFEGRTQNYTREFNAVFVNFDTIVKKGQQSYIRVYYEGNPRVAINPPWDGGFSWDKDKNGKDWIGVSCQGLGASSWWPNKDHQSDEPDSMLISCQVPAGLQCISNGNLRFHDLRKSTKLYNTYHWFVSYPINNYDISLNIGDYSHFSDEYISGVDTLALDYYVLPYNLEKAKKQFQSVKPMLHCLEKYLGPYPFWNDGFALVETPYLGMEHQSAIAYGNQYKLGYLGNTRFTAGLGFDYIIIHESGHEWWGNSITANDIADMWIQETFCTYAEVLYVECTYGYDAMIKYVKNQMSMAQNRRAIVGTPDVHHKGSSDMYAKGSAFLHTLRSHVENDTLWFDIIKSMTNHFKHQTIDGRDVLDYINDKSGRNFDMLYQQYLYTPKLPELEYKLSGWGKRKTLKYRWNAINGFDMPIKVTLENGKFDWIYPEKEWKEMKLSIWRKDFQIADHLFLIDVKKLQ
- the rpmG gene encoding 50S ribosomal protein L33, translating into MAKKGNRVQVILECTEHKASGQAGTSRYVTTKNKKNTPDRMELKKFNPILKKMTVHKEIK
- a CDS encoding DUF4295 domain-containing protein translates to MAKKAVASLQKRGAKDFTKVIKMTKSEKTGSYGFKSEIVPKDKVNEFLAKK
- the ftsY gene encoding signal recognition particle-docking protein FtsY; translation: MGIFGFFSKDKKDKLDKGLEKTKENVFGKLSRAVAGKSKVDEEALDDIEEALITSDIGVETTLKIIERLEERVAKDKYLDANEINAFLKDEISQLLEESNNTDEVNFVVPETDGPYVIMVVGVNGVGKTTTIGKLAHQFKKEGKKVVLGAADTFRAAAVDQLVIWSERVGVEIVKQDMGSDPASVAFDTVQSAKTKGADVVIIDTAGRLHNKVNLMNELTKIRNVMTKVIPNAPHDVMLVLDASTGQNAIEQAKQFTLATKVDSLALSKLDGTAKGGVVIGISDQFKIPVRYIGVGEGIEDLQVFNKKEFVDSLFN